CGCCAGAGCGCCTTGCGAGGAGCATCTGCTGGCTGTACCAGGCGATGACGGCGCCCACGCCCTGGCGTGGCTCTCACCGCCTTCGAGGCCGCCCGCACCGAGGCCGAAGAGCACGATGCCCCTGGCGAGCGGGCCATCGCCCAGACCCACATCGCGCTCGTCGCCGCATTCGCCGACCCGGCCCGTGCGAACGACGAACTCGCCCTCGCCCAGCAATTCCTGGCTCAGCTCGACCAGCGCGCCACCGCCCTCCTCGTCCAGGTCGTCGCCCTCGTCCGAGACGCCGACACCGACCAGGACGCCACCGGCCGCGCGGACGTACTGCGCACCGAGATCAGCGTCTCCGGGCTCACCTGGATCAACCCGCTTCTCGACGTCGCGCTCGCCTTCCACCACGCCGTCCGAGCCGATCAGGACGCTCTGGCCGCCGGCATCGGCCAGCTGCGCGAGGCACCGCCAACGGCGACTTCGCCTACTTCGTCAACATCACCGCCGCCATGGGAGACCTGCCCCAGCCCGACCGGCCCGCCATACAGTGGCTCGACGGCGAATCCGCCGTCCGCGCCCGCTGGCGCACCCTGGTCACCGCCCGCCGGCACCACCTGGGCGGCGGCCAGTAGCCGGGCAGAACCGCAGAACCAGTCCCTGAGCCGGGTCGGCTTGAGCGCTGAACGATCGCTGGCCCCAGACGACCCGGACCGGCCCGGTCGGCTCCGCCCGCGAGGTGGTCCTGCCCGAGCTGTTGGAGAAGCAGTCCAACTCCTCGTGCGGGACGACCCGTACGCCCTTATGGCGACACTGCGCCGCGGCGCTCACTGTCCTTCTGCGCGGACGATGCCCTGCCCTATGACGACCAGAATCGGCGTACCGTCCTGCTGGGCAGGCCGGTAAGCGACGCCGTAGTCGCGGGCAAAACGGTTGGCCTCGGCTTCGGAACCGCTAAGCCGGTGCAGGTAGAGCCCGTAGGCGACGGATGCGATCTGCTCGGCGGTCAGACACAGCTGCCAGCGGTTGTCCGCCCGGCTGAAGGACGCCCCGTGTACGCGCTCGGCGAGCCCGTCGGCCGGCGCGGTAGCCAGTGCGTGGGCGAGGCTGACAAAGACGCGCACCGCGCTCATCTGGACGGGGCGCAGCTCCACCAGCCGTTCGCCCAGTCCGGGTTGGGGAGCATCGGTCACTTCCAGCGGGCGAGCGTGAGCGTATGCGAGAACATCGCGGCCATGGGAGGTCAGGCGCGCTGCCCAACGCACCGGCCGGCAGGTGAGGACGGAGAGTTCAGCGCGGGTCTCCCTGTCCGCTAACTCAACCAGTCCGTCGCGCACGGCTACCTCTGCGCTCTGCTGAAGGGACACAGGCACTGCGTCATCCAGCACCCATGCCTCATGTGTGCCTCGTTCGTGGCCATACAGCACCTTCAGCACGGCGATCCTCTTCTCCGAGCCCCTCATCTCCGCCTCGCCTGCTCGATCGAGCCTAGCTACTTCACTCTGGGGGCCCATCGTCCTTGATCGCCGACCGGGGTGCCCCGCGTCCTCTTCGTCTTCACGCCTATGAGGGACAGGAGGCTTCGGCACCACTGCATTGGCCCCTGTGGGCTGGTGCGGCGTCGATGCCGCTCGGCGGCCTCCTCTGGCTCGCCGTCGAGCACGACGCGCACGATGAGGCACCGTCGCCGCAGGGGCCGCCGAGGCTAACCGGTTCATCAGCGGCCGCGGCTCAACGAGTCACCGTCCCGCAGGGCGTACCCGTGCGCCTTTCGAGATCCGCCGCAGGCGGCGCGCACCAACTGTGTGGCTGCCCGGAGGCACAGGCGGGCTAGCAGAACTGTGCCAGCACGACCGAATGACGTGTGTTCGATACCGC
This DNA window, taken from Streptomyces sp. NBC_00663, encodes the following:
- a CDS encoding DUF6417 family protein — its product is MLKVLYGHERGTHEAWVLDDAVPVSLQQSAEVAVRDGLVELADRETRAELSVLTCRPVRWAARLTSHGRDVLAYAHARPLEVTDAPQPGLGERLVELRPVQMSAVRVFVSLAHALATAPADGLAERVHGASFSRADNRWQLCLTAEQIASVAYGLYLHRLSGSEAEANRFARDYGVAYRPAQQDGTPILVVIGQGIVRAEGQ